The sequence cCTCTGATATTATGAGTCCATCTGTTCTTTTTCTATTGGATACTCTTTTTACTATTTTCCCTTTTGGATTCACAGACTAAGCATCTTGCCTCCTAAGAACAATTGGACAGAATCTGGAGACCAGACAGAAAGCCAAGTTTAAATGACTCAAGGTCAGGAAGCAGAAGTCTGGAACTCTGAATTTATATGCATCTCTAAAAGGTAAGGCACTAAGCATTAACATTTTCATGAATTCTCATGCCATCTATTGGATACTCAAGGGGACTAAATAGAAACCATTAAGTTTACATCTACGACCCATATGTAATAACTAAATAGTTTTATCCTCGTGTATCCAGATCATTTCCAGCTACATGTGACATTAAATTCAAGCAGTATGCAATAAAATCCACTAGTACCTCTACAATTCCTTCAAATTTGAGGAacaccagtttttttttttttttggtatcaaTGTGTTTAAGTAAAAGTCAAGAAAGAGTTCCCCGCATGCAAATCTCAACACATTCATCCATCTTCAAAGAGTGAGGCATTTCTACTATTTCGTAGTCTCATACTGTATATGCAGAATGTCCTATACACCTTGAAAATCCCCAAGTTGGAAGGTTTCTTCTAAAGACAATTTTCTTTCTATGCAGCAAGTTCATCTGACAAAGAAGTATAATTTGAGCAGAAAACATGCTATTTGTGTTCCCCTACACTCAACTTATCAGTGTATGTGACAAAAGTGTCGATGTGTCCATAACAAGCTGGCATGACAGCCTTCAAAATCCCACATAATAATTTGTCCTTCATGATTACGTAAGGATATATTAGTATTGTGATGTTATGACTGTATTTTCgatctcttttcttttattttccctCCCTTTTCTACTCCTCTATTTcactattttttcctttttcaatcGTAGAATCACTAATATTCTTCAACAGTTTTTTCTCTTAAAACTAGGGATTTGGTTATCAGATGCCATTTCATTCTCATGATTACATAGGCTTTAAGTGGCACACTACATGTCCCTCTTAAACAAAGAGTATATCACCCAATTCGCCACTTCAACAACTTGATGCCAAAGAATACAAAATAATTTGAGCTTGTAATAAGCGAAAGGGCATGCTCTCAGGAAAAGTAACTAATCACTTCTCAAAAGATGACTATAAAGATGGCTATCACCAAGTGAATTCTGAAGTGTTATAAACAAGATGTTCGTAGGTTACAAGCAAAGTAAAACAAGGTGTTCAGTTACACACCATTTTAAACGTTCAAGCCAAGTTACCTAGACTCCATAGTTCACCTCAAAAAATCCATATTGGAAGACATGTCCATAAGTCAGATACGCATTTAAACTTACATATTTATCAAATTCTTGAATTGCATCTTTTAGAGATCCATGGAAAGGTGGCCTTTCTAGCAATGATATCAAACCACCAAAATGTCACCAGAAGTAGGCTTTATTATATTTAGAGTTTAGTTACAGATATAAGTGTTGAAATAGCTTTAGGACGTCCCATGTTTGTCGAATTCTTAAGCCAATATATATTGTAATTTGGATTAGAAAAATGTTATCAAAATACTTTAACAAATAATATGTCCTAATAATATATACTCTTTAAAATTGGAAATAGataattcaattaaaaaaatatatcttcCTATGTGTCTCTGCATTTTCTTCCTTATGAGTCAGGCACATAGTAAGGCATACATCTCTACTCTGGTGATGATCATCAATCAGGATTGCATTCAGCCTCATGCCAAGGATTAATTATTTTCCACTCAAAAGAATCTTTTGAAACAATTGATAGGATTCAAATCCTAATTATCAAATCTGGATCTTACCTCGATGCAATACAAATAAGATAAAAGATCCACTACCAAATGTAGGAAAGGATGGGACAGATCTTTGGAGCTCAAAAGGTTTTAGGAAAGGATAGGACAGATCTTTGGAGCTCAAAAGGTTTTAGGATAGCAAAAGATGAAAAGCATACTTGGTGGAATTTTAAATGAAACATGAATTCAGATAAAAGAACTAGAAAGGTAAATATTTAATGGAATGACATTCAAGTATAGCCTATTGGGTTCTTTACAGCTTCAGGTGTACAAGCAAATGCTACTGTAAACATAAAACAAGATTTTTCACCCTTACATAAAGAAGCCCTCTCACAGAAAcaagaaaggaaaatagaaatgaCATGCAATTTCCTATTCCTAATTCCCTATGGAAATCTCGATGATACATCTTCAAAATTCATTAATAATGATAATGGAAGAAAACTTATAAATCCAACCTATaactaaaaaaaagtaaattctgaaaaacCTCTGCCCTTCTAATTAATAAAGAATACTATCTTGAGTCAGAATCTTATCTCAAGTAGCAATTCAAGAATTGggataaagaaaaggaataactaatagaaacatgatcgccaTTTTCATGACCAAGGCAAGCCACAGTCTAAACAACGTTTGGACTACAAAAACAGAGCAGGAAGGAAGCCATAATTTCTCACATCTCAGCAAGCTAAAGTGCACGTGCCGTGCTTCATAAAGTTCATCACGGGCACCACTTctttaaaaggaaaagaaatcaaGAAAGAATGAAACAAATTACAATCCGAAAAGGGAATACTATCGACCAATTCTGGAAGAAAGGGTGGGTTGGGAAAGTAAACAACCTTAGATGAAGATGTGGTATCGTCCGGCGTATAATTTTCTGCAGAATTCGTTCCACTCAGACAGATGACATGTCTGATAGCTCTTTGACAGTTAGAAATCCGCAAGCTGAAATATATTCGAAGCCATTCTACAGCATTCAGTGCCAGCGAATCGAAAAGCAATGGAATTTATCAAAGTTTTAGGTAAATCTAACAAATTCATGGGCGTATCGAAAAGAACTCGAGGGAGAATTATGGTAGAAGAAAGACGAAACGCCTATTCTCATAAAATAACGTACAATATCCCCAAAAAATTATGACGAAGAAAGGAAGcaaggaaggtagaagaaagaagagagcgaGATATAAAGGAGAAGGGAAGCAGACCTGGGGATCGAGGCCTTGGATTTGGAAGCAgtgagaaagaaggggagaGGAGGAGTAGGAGGAGAGGGCCGACGCTGGAAGCAGCCTCGATGAGGATGGCAAAAACTCTCGGAGACCACGCCCTTCCGATTTATATCATGCCATACCGGGAGAGGGAACGAGGAGAGGGCCGACGCACTTCCCATTTCTCTCGCCCCTCCGTAGCCGGTGACGAGAAGCGGAGGGAATGAGGCTCGCGCGAAGAGGAATCGGCGTCAGGGCAGGAATTAATATGGTGAAGTTTAAACCTAGCTATAATATCATGCCACACCAGGATGGATATAATTTTGATACAAGCAGCTGGAAGCTTTACTGGCGAAAACTGTACGCGTGGGAATGAGATCTGGTTTGGTTTCTCGAGAGGGTTCAAGAGCCCAACGCCTTCATCCGTTCATGCTCATCGGCATTTTGCCCCTTTTCAACAAGCTGGTTAGCACCTTGTTGTTACATTACTAGCTGCACCATTGCCTCTCACCATCCTGCTGTTATACAAATAATTTTACTGGTTTGGACTGAATCGAATCGTAGgattaaaaattcaaaattaccaAATTTCAAATGGATCAAAACAGATTAAAAGTTAGTGAACCCAGACCCATCCCTAAAACTGAAACGGATCGAAATCGAATTTTAGAATCCGACCCAGCCCTACGATCCTCCAAAACGGATCGGATCATGTTAGATCTAAGCGGTCGGGGTCACGGATCAACCCGACTCATTTGCAGTCTTATTATTGGGGCGAATATAGCTATGGTGCCCAAGACAGAGCTGCTAAATACATTAAGCATGGGCAACTCAAGCCCCAAGGCCAAAATTTGAAGGTTTGAGCTGAATTTACCGAAAAAACAAGAGAGGGGCGAACCTGAATCGGATGCAATCAATACagtgccggctcgagccttaggcgaccgaggcggtcgcctaaggcccccggctCATGGAAGGCCCCCGCCCCCTGGGACTCGTGGagagtcttttctttttttttgtgagctTTCACATCCGAAAGCTGGCAGAGCCAGAGTAGCAGGGTGAGTGGGTGACGGGCGACGGCTATGCTGCTGGCCCCCGCTACAGTGCGTCCGTAGATCGCAATCCCCATTTGCCATCTCCCCGACGAGGCGACGGCTATGCTGCACAGGCTACGGCTGGGCGACGGCATGGCTACGAGCCTACGACAGCTGAGACAGGCAACGGTCCTTCCCCTTCTCTCCgactctccccccttctccacccgcgagtgcttttttttttttttgctaaacggCAGAACccttcaaagcaaaaaaaaaaaaaaaaaaaacagagcgtACCATCCGTTCTCCTCTCCGGCTCTCCCCTCGGCCCTCAGTGCTTCTTCACTTCAGTTCTTCGGCCCTTCCCTAGTTCCCTTCTCTGCCGGCAGCCGGGAGGCTCGACCGTCGACGGCTTGAGGCTCGACCGCCCCTGCTTCGGCCTTCGGACTCCGGAGTCCGGATCTGCTCTCCAGCTCTGCTCGGCTCCTCCGACCTCCAGCCTCCGGACTCCGGCCTTCGGCTCCTCGGCTCCGCTGTAGCCTCTAAACTTCTAAAGGccaccgtcctcctcctccggctccaacTCCAAGAAGGCAAGAACCCGGCGACGGCGTCACGGCGGCGAGTGGCGAGCCACCGGCCGGATCTCCTCTCTAGCTCCGAGCCTCCGACCTCCGGGCTCCGCCGCTCCGGCCTCGTCGGCTCCTCCGTGAgcatccattcccaaatcccaATTCCCAGGCCAAAGGGCAAAGGCAAAATCAAATCCCAGGCAGTGCCGTAGACCGCAGTGGTGAGTTTTATACGGTGCCACTTTTATATTGACTAATCACTATTCAGTATTCACTAACTATTTCACATCATCACATGGAAGTATATGTTGATTGTTATTTTATTATCTAATAGTTCTGTGATCACCGAACAATTGTCTATAAAGAGGATTTCTTTCATATGCCATATTGTTGTTATTGGCTTAT is a genomic window of Phoenix dactylifera cultivar Barhee BC4 chromosome 4, palm_55x_up_171113_PBpolish2nd_filt_p, whole genome shotgun sequence containing:
- the LOC103697463 gene encoding uncharacterized protein C24H6.02c isoform X1 produces the protein MGSASALSSFPLPVWHDINRKGVVSESFCHPHRGCFQRRPSPPTPPLPFFLTASKSKASIPSLRISNCQRAIRHVICLSGTNSAENYTPDDTTSSSKDAAFDIALPRRSLMVQFTCDACGERTRRLINRLAYERGTVFVQCAGCLVYHKFVDNLGLVVEYDLREELHGDSDGIAETGTSNSES
- the LOC103697463 gene encoding uncharacterized protein C24H6.02c isoform X3, translating into MGSASALSSFPLPVWHDINRKGVVSESFCHPHRGCFQRRPSPPTPPLPFFLTASKSKASIPSLRISNCQRAIRHVICLSGTNSAENYTPDDTTSSSKDAAFDIALPRRSLMVQFTCDACGERTRRLINRLAYERGTVFVQCAGCLVYHKFVDNLGLVVEYDLREELHGDSDGKTGTSNSES
- the LOC103697463 gene encoding uncharacterized protein C24H6.02c isoform X4 is translated as MGSASALSSFPLPVWHDINRKGVVSESFCHPHRGCFQRRPSPPTPPLPFFLTASKSKASIPSLRISNCQRAIRHVICLSGTNSAENYTPDDTTSSSKDAAFDIALPRRSLMVQFTCDACGERTRRLINRLAYERGTVFVQCAGCLVYHKFVDNLGLVVEYDLREELHGDSDETGTSNSES
- the LOC103697463 gene encoding uncharacterized protein C24H6.02c isoform X2, which translates into the protein MGSASALSSFPLPVWHDINRKGVVSESFCHPHRGCFQRRPSPPTPPLPFFLTASKSKASIPSLRISNCQRAIRHVICLSGTNSAENYTPDDTTSSSKDAAFDIALPRRSLMVQFTCDACGERTRRLINRLAYERGTVFVQCAGCLVYHKFVDNLGLVVEYDLREELHGDSDVAETGTSNSES